The DNA region CTCAATTAAACTCAACTGAAGCTGAACGTATCGAGATTTATGGCACAGATCAGAGTACTGACATAGAGAAAGAGCAAGTCGATGTAACGTTGTCTGCTCTGGTGACAGAATATGAGGCCTTACAGGATAAAATCCGCCGTCTTAGTCCCAATTATGCTGACCTCAAATATCCTCAAACCCTTGATGTCAAAACATTACAAAACCAAATTCTTGATGAAGATACAATCCTGCTTCAATATGCACTAGGAGCAGAAAAAAGTTATCTCTGGGCAGTCACAAAAAATGAGTTCATGAGCTATGAATTGCCCTCCACTCTGGAACTTAACCCACTAATTAACGAAGCCCGACAACAGATTACCGATGTGCGAGAAGGTCTACCATCAGCCCGACAACAACAGCGCCAACAAGACCGACAAGCAACACTCCAAGAGTTGAGTCAAGTGATTTTGGCTCCTGCTGCTGTCCAGTTACAAGGCAAACGAGTTTTGGTGGTTGCTGATGGGAATCTACATTATTTACCCTTTAGTATTCTGAGTAGTACTAGTGATTACGAGCCCCTCAGCGATCGCCACGAAATTATTAATCTCCCATCTGCTTCTACCCTCGCGATTTTGCGGCAACAGGCGATCGCCCCCATTAAGCAGGATTCATCTTTCGCAATTTTTGCTGATCCGGTCTTTAATCAAGCTGATTGCCGTCTGCAAGGCCAGGGTGCAAATTGTGCTACGCCTATCCAACCTCAACAAAATTTAGAGTTAGAGATTCCAGAAAATGACCTAGCGTTACTTGCCCTAAAACGTTCGGCGAATAATTTTGAGCAGGTTAATTGGGATCGCCTTCCCGGTACTCGCACTGAAGCACAAGGGATTTTGGAGCTGCTTCCCAATAACACCGAGACCCTTAAGGCTTTTGATTTTGAGGCAAACCGTGACATCTTGATGGGCGATCGCCTCCAAAATTATGAACTGATTCATATTGCGACCCATGGCTTTCTGAATGCTAGCGAACCAGAATTATCGGGTTTAGTGTTGTCTCTGTTTGACGAAAATCAGCAGCTCCAAAATGGATTTTTACGACTCAATGACGTCTTTAATTTGAAACTAAATGCTAATCTCCTTGTGCTTAGTGCGTGTGAAACTGGACTGGGGGAAAATGTCCAAGGTGAGGGATTAGTTGGTTTGAGCCGTGGGTTTATGTATGCAGGTGTGCCGAGAATTGTGATGAGTCTCTGGCAAGTGAGCGATGAAGCGACTGCCGAATTTATGACGCGTTTTTATCGCAATTTACTTGAAGAAAAGCTCACTGCTGCCGCTGCCCTTAAAGAAACCCAACGAGAAATGCGCGAAGAGACCCAATGGACTCATCCTTACTATTGGTCTGCCTTTATCCTGCAAGGAGAATGGAACTAATCAATACAGCCGGTGGGTAAAACGATAGGCGCTGGATGGCCGGCGATCGCCCTAGTCATTACATGATCAATTGCCATTCCAGTAGGACAGCAATCGGAATCTTAATGGTGACAGGATTGTTGAGAGGCAGGTTAAGTTTTACTGTGCCGTTGGTGGGTAGTTGCGGTAAAATTTCGCTCAGATCAAATTGTCCAACATTGGGGGCTGGAGCTTCTGCCGCAAACTGATCGGGCGCTAATAGTTGTGGGCGATCGCCGTGAGTGATTTCTAAGTCGGCAGGATGGAGAAATATGGTTTGGTCGGGATAGCCAGATAAGCGCAAATCGACTTGTTTAACCTCACCATCTTTTACCCGTTTAAATAAAATCACTTGCCAAGTGTGACCCTGATTATCTCGGATAGAGTGGCGAGATTGATAGAGTATTTGTCCCGGTTTTTCTTCCTGTTGCCGGATGCTGGCATAGCTCGGAGATACCCAAGCAAAGCTACTAAATAGGAGCAATAAACTAAGACTAATAATGATTAGAATTTGTTTGAGAGATAGTCGTTGCATGATTGATAATTCCTTAGTTGATCTGATTTTGAGCCGAGATAATGACTGCATCTCTACTGCTCAAAATGAATGGCGGACAGAAAAAATCCCTACCGTGACATAGGGATTGATGGTGATGAGCTTGTTGGAGAGGAAAGGTGAAAGCGTTAGCTGTTAATCAATGGTGCCTGTAACGCCACCGGAGATTGTGTACTGGCGGCTAAATCTAGAGGGAAATTATGAACATTGCGCTCGTGCATTGTTTCGATACCGAGATTGGCACGATTGATAATATCGGCCCAGGTATTAATCACTTTCCCTTGGGAATCTAATAGAGATTGATTGAAGTTAAAGCCATTTAAGTTAAATGCAAAACAAGCAACAGCTAAAGAGGCAAACCAAATCCCAACGACAGGCCAAGCTGCAAGCAAGAAATGTAAGGCACGACTGTTATTAAAAGAGGCATATTGGAAGATTAATCGTCCAAAGTAACCATGGGCTGCAACGATGTTGTAAGTTTCCTCTTCTTGACCAAACTTATAGCCACGATTTTGAGATACACTCTCCGTTGTTTCGCGAATTAAAGAAGAAGTCACGAGAGAACCATGCATCGCTGAAAATAAGGCTCCACCGAATACACCAATCACACCAATCATGTGGAAGGGATGCATTAAAACATTGTGTTCAGCTTGCAAGACAATCATGAAATTAAAAGTGCCAGAAATTCCGAGGGGCATACCATCAGAAAATGAACCTTGCCCAATGGAGTAAACCATTAAAACAGCGGTTGCCGCAGCGACAGGGGCTGAAAAAGCGACAGCAATCCAAGGGCGCATGCCGAGTCGGTAGGAGAGTTCCCATTCGCGACCCATATAACAAAAAATGCCAAGAATAAAATGGAACACAATGAGCTGGTAGGGGCCGCCGTTATAAAGCCACTCACCCATAGATGTGGCATCCCAAATAGGATAAAAATGTAGGCCAATGGCGTTAGAACTAGGGACAACGGAAGCGGTGATAATGTTATTGCCGTATAGCAAGGAACCAGAGACTGGCTCTCGAATGCCGTCAATATCGACAGGCGGAGCTGCGATGAAAGCGAGAATAAAACAGATTGTTGCGGTTAATAATGTGGGAATCATCAATATTCCAAACCAGCCAAGATAAAAGCGGTTTTCGGTATTGGTTACCCAACGACAAAAATGTTCCCAAATAGATATTTTTGTTCCTGAATTTAGAACGGTAGTCATAATACTAATGTCCAGTTTCAAGTACTGGGATCAAGCTTTTTTGTAAACTTAATCACATTGCTACTGTAAACAAAATAATAAATAAATGACAACTCTTTTTGATGCTGTTTTTTAGGACTATATTGCCTATGCTTTGAATCCTCAATTTTTTTACTTTCAGTAATCTATCTAAATGAATACGAGTTAAAAGACTATTTAAGATCAAAAAAAGATGAACTATTATTTGTATTGTTTTTTATGTTTACTAGAGAAAGTCATAAAAGCTTGGTGAAGATCTAAAAAAATCCCACTAGATCAAATAGATCTAGTGGGATTAAAGCTGTTAATTAGATGAGAAAGAAAACTATTAATGGTGTGGTTATAAATTTGGTGGAGGCATAATGACCTTCTTTGCCAAACCCAAGCGAGATAGTAACCAAATTGCCCACCAAGTCATGTCAATTTCGTACCAACGCCAGCCTGCTTTGGCCACCCGAGGGTAGGCATGGTGATTGTTGTGCCAACCTTCGCCATACGTAAAGATTGCAGCCCACCAAAGGTTTCGAGAGTTATCGTCTACATCGAAGCGGCGATCGCCCCAAACATGGGTAGCAGAGTTAATGAGCCATGTGCTGTGCCAGAGGATAACAGCGCGGACAAAAATACCGTAAATAACCCAAGACCAACCACCCAGGACATAAAGCAATAATCCTAAGGGGATTTGTAATAAGAGAAAATTTCGATTTAGCCAGCGATAGTAGCCTTGGCGGACAAGATCAGGAGCATATTTTTTATAGCGCTTATATTCAAAGAAATCGGGAGTTGGATATAGCATCCAGAGCATATGACTCCACCAAAAGCCACGTTTTGCTGAGTAAGGATCTTGAGTTTCATCTTCTGTATGGGCATGGTGTAAACGATGTCCTGCTACCCAAAAAATTGGGCCACCTTGCAAGGCTAATGTGCCAATAAAAGCAATGGTGTATTCGAGCCATTTTGGTACTTGTAAACTGCGATGACTGAGTAAGCGGTGATAGCCTAGGCAAATGCCTATACTGCCAAATAGCCAGTGGAGAAAGATTGCGATACCAAGGCTAGACCAAGAGAAAAACCAAGGTGCCAGTAACGCTAATCCATGTACTGCCGCAAAAAAGAAAACAGAGACCCAATCTAATGGGCGTTTCTGGGTGTTTTTTGATATAGCTTTCGTCATGTAAATTACAGATTTGTTATCAACTAAATAGGTATAAAAAATAGGGAGTTAAACACTCCCTCTTATTGCAAAACCAACGTTTTTTTAGATTGCTTTAGAGAATGTTTTGTGGCGATCGCCTTTCCCTTGGAGATAAGGGTCAAAAGCAGCTGCAATATTACGAATGAGCAAACGGCCACGGGGAGTTACTTCAATGCCATCACCCCAGCGGCGCAATAAACCGTCAGCTTCGAGGTTATCGAGGATTGATAAAACGTCTGCGAAATAATCATTGAAATCGATGTCAAAGCCGAGGTGATATTTTTCTTCGAGATCCGAGGCTGACAGTTGGAATTCGCACATTAATTCCATAATCACTGTTCGTCGAATTAAGTCATCTCGACTCAACTGAAATCCTTTGGCGATGGGTAATACTCCGGCTTCAATTGCGCCATAAAAATCCTTCAGTCGTTTGTGATTTTGAATGTAGACATCCTGCAACATACTGATAGAGGTCATGCCGAAACCAAGTAAATCGGATTCCGGTTGAGTCGTATAGCCCTGGAAATTGCGGTGTAATTCTCCTTCTCGCTGGGCGATCGCCAATTCATCATCGGGTTTCGCGAAATGATCCATGCCGATAAACACATAGCCATTATGGGTCAGTTCATCAATGGTCATTTTGAAAATATCGAGTTTCTCCGCAGTGCTGGGCATTGCTGCTTGGGGCATCCGTTTTTGTACAGGTTTCAGCCAAGGCACATAGGCAAAATTGAACACTGCCACTCGATCTGGATTGAGCTTTAGGGTTTTTTGAATGGTTTCTCGGAATGTCTCTAACGTTTGGAACGGCAAACCATAAATGAGATCGACATTCACACTTTCAAAGCCAGCCTCCCGAATCCAGCTCATCACATCAAACAGCATTTGTTCTGGTTGAATACGATTGATAGCTTCTTGTACCTGGGGATTGAAATCTTGGATGCCAAAGCTAATGCGATTAAAGCCTAGCTGTCTGAGGGAAAAGATATACTCTCGATCCACATAGCAAGGATTCACTTCAATGGAAATCTCGGCATCGTCTGCAAGGGTGAAATGCTGATTGAGCGTATTCCATAGATATTCCGCCTGTTCTAAATTGAGATAATTTGGTGTGCCACCGCCCCAATGGAATTGCTGGACGCGACGATCTGGGTTTACCAATGCTGCGACTTGCTCAATATTGCGCGTTAATGCCTCTAAATATCGCGGTACAAAGTTTTTATTCTGGGTGATAATTGTGTTGCAACCGCAGAAATAACAAGGCTTTTCGCAGAAGGGAATATGACAATATAACGACAAAGGTGTCTGCTTGTGATTACCGATGGCGATCGCCGTGCGAAAAGCATCAATATCAAAATCAGCGGTTAGCTCAGTGGCAGGAGGATAACTCGTATAACGCGGCACCGATTGATTGTATTTCTGGATTAAATCCCGATCAAACTTGACCGATTGAGACAAATGTTTCATGGCAAAATAGTGCGGAATTTGTGTGCGACAATCCACTAAAAAAAGGACAGGTTGGAGAAAATATTTTAAAAACCTATTCCGTTGTGGCTAGGGCAACGGTTTGGGCATGGGGACAGCGGGCTTCGGTACTGCCGGGACGATTTTGGCGAGTCAATAAATCGAAAGTATGTTCACCAATTGCTGCTTTTACATCTGGTTCAAGATCATGCATGACAGCGCGGTTGATGGCAAAAGCATAATTTGCTTCGGCAACAATACGCTCAATGGTGGCATCGTCTAGAGGTAAGGCATCTAAGGTTGCACGGTAATTTGCTTTAAATTCACGGCGATCGCCCGGTGTCGGCAACGTATCAAATACAAACATTGTCGCCCCCAGATTATTCTCAGGCAGTTTTAGGGCAGTACGGAGAATTGATTTGAGAGCCTGCCCACCGGAAAGATCTCCCAGATAACGGGTATAAGCATGGGCAATCAACAAAATAGGATCATGACTTGCTAGTTCCTGTAACCGCAAGACATAGTACAATCCACTGCGAGTTGGTTTGATCTTTTCATCCCAATTTTTACCGTAGTAGAATTCCAAATCCGCTGCGATGTTCTCGGCTCGATTTAGCTCAGGAAAATACATTGTGCCGAGGATCGGATCGTTCTGAAAATCTAATAAAGCATCTTCTAATATGCCATAGACGAAGTACAGATTCGCCAACAGTTTACGGAATGGTGCACGCTCCACCACACCTTTCAAGAAACATTTCATGTAGGCTGTATTTTCGGAAAGAGTGTGAGATTGTTTTGTCCCTTCACGGAGCGCTTGAGATAAAGTCATCATTTTTGGTGTGTCCTGACTGGGTAGAGTGTTTAATAGAAAATTGAGAAGAAAGGAAATATTTGTGTCTAGGGTTAATGGACCTCGCAGCGGGTGCTTTCGGCATCAATAGGTTTGAAAAAATAGAGACGAATTAAGCACCAAATGATGGTCAAAATTGAAGGGAGCTTCAGGAGAAACTTTGCGATAGGGGGGCGATCGCCCATGCTGATTTCAGCCATTGTCTCGTTCGCTTCCGAACATTTATCGAGTAGTGCAAAAAACTGTGGATGATCCACATCCATAATCTCTGCAAAAGCTTTGGCAGAAGTTTCGTTGGTGTTGCGAATGACATCAATGTTGTATTGTTGTACATCCATACCAATCGCCTCATAAAAATCTGCGCGTTCAAAGACTGTGATTGTATGAGTGGCGAAGACAGTCAATAGGAAAAATCGTCCCCATAATCGCCCTTGCC from [Leptolyngbya] sp. PCC 7376 includes:
- the hemN gene encoding oxygen-independent coproporphyrinogen III oxidase yields the protein MKHLSQSVKFDRDLIQKYNQSVPRYTSYPPATELTADFDIDAFRTAIAIGNHKQTPLSLYCHIPFCEKPCYFCGCNTIITQNKNFVPRYLEALTRNIEQVAALVNPDRRVQQFHWGGGTPNYLNLEQAEYLWNTLNQHFTLADDAEISIEVNPCYVDREYIFSLRQLGFNRISFGIQDFNPQVQEAINRIQPEQMLFDVMSWIREAGFESVNVDLIYGLPFQTLETFRETIQKTLKLNPDRVAVFNFAYVPWLKPVQKRMPQAAMPSTAEKLDIFKMTIDELTHNGYVFIGMDHFAKPDDELAIAQREGELHRNFQGYTTQPESDLLGFGMTSISMLQDVYIQNHKRLKDFYGAIEAGVLPIAKGFQLSRDDLIRRTVIMELMCEFQLSASDLEEKYHLGFDIDFNDYFADVLSILDNLEADGLLRRWGDGIEVTPRGRLLIRNIAAAFDPYLQGKGDRHKTFSKAI
- a CDS encoding DUF3122 domain-containing protein codes for the protein MQRLSLKQILIIISLSLLLLFSSFAWVSPSYASIRQQEEKPGQILYQSRHSIRDNQGHTWQVILFKRVKDGEVKQVDLRLSGYPDQTIFLHPADLEITHGDRPQLLAPDQFAAEAPAPNVGQFDLSEILPQLPTNGTVKLNLPLNNPVTIKIPIAVLLEWQLIM
- a CDS encoding heme oxygenase (biliverdin-producing), giving the protein MMTLSQALREGTKQSHTLSENTAYMKCFLKGVVERAPFRKLLANLYFVYGILEDALLDFQNDPILGTMYFPELNRAENIAADLEFYYGKNWDEKIKPTRSGLYYVLRLQELASHDPILLIAHAYTRYLGDLSGGQALKSILRTALKLPENNLGATMFVFDTLPTPGDRREFKANYRATLDALPLDDATIERIVAEANYAFAINRAVMHDLEPDVKAAIGEHTFDLLTRQNRPGSTEARCPHAQTVALATTE
- the psbA gene encoding photosystem II q(b) protein, translating into MTTVLNSGTKISIWEHFCRWVTNTENRFYLGWFGILMIPTLLTATICFILAFIAAPPVDIDGIREPVSGSLLYGNNIITASVVPSSNAIGLHFYPIWDATSMGEWLYNGGPYQLIVFHFILGIFCYMGREWELSYRLGMRPWIAVAFSAPVAAATAVLMVYSIGQGSFSDGMPLGISGTFNFMIVLQAEHNVLMHPFHMIGVIGVFGGALFSAMHGSLVTSSLIRETTESVSQNRGYKFGQEEETYNIVAAHGYFGRLIFQYASFNNSRALHFLLAAWPVVGIWFASLAVACFAFNLNGFNFNQSLLDSQGKVINTWADIINRANLGIETMHERNVHNFPLDLAASTQSPVALQAPLINS
- a CDS encoding fatty acid desaturase, which translates into the protein MTKAISKNTQKRPLDWVSVFFFAAVHGLALLAPWFFSWSSLGIAIFLHWLFGSIGICLGYHRLLSHRSLQVPKWLEYTIAFIGTLALQGGPIFWVAGHRLHHAHTEDETQDPYSAKRGFWWSHMLWMLYPTPDFFEYKRYKKYAPDLVRQGYYRWLNRNFLLLQIPLGLLLYVLGGWSWVIYGIFVRAVILWHSTWLINSATHVWGDRRFDVDDNSRNLWWAAIFTYGEGWHNNHHAYPRVAKAGWRWYEIDMTWWAIWLLSRLGLAKKVIMPPPNL